A single region of the Variovorax terrae genome encodes:
- the ileS gene encoding isoleucine--tRNA ligase, with the protein MSETKPDYRATLNLPDTPFPMRGDLPKREPGWVKDWEDQGLYKKLRDARCNAPKFVLHDGPPYANGQIHMGHAVNKILKDMIVKARQLKGLDAGYIPGWDCHGLPIENAIEKKYGRNLPRDEMQAKSRAFATEQIAIQMADFKRLGVLGDWDHPYRTMDFSNEADEIRAFKRVMERGFVYRGLKPVYWCFDCGSSLAEFEIEYADKKSQTVDVAFKADEPARVAAAFGLPALAKDAFAVIWTTTAWTLPANQALNLNPTLDYALVDTERGLLILAASLVESCLQRYHLQGGTVLATVKGEKLGGLNFQHPLYDVDAGYRRLSPVYLADYATADDGTGIVHSSPAYGLDDFNSCVAHGLGYDDILNPVQANGAYAADFPLFGGLHIWKAVPQIIETLKGAHRLLATATISHSYPHCWRHKTPVIYRAAAQWFIRMDEGEGVFTKDKAPKTLRQLALDAIEQTGFFPENGKARLRDMIAGRPDWCISRQRSWGVPLPLFLHQETGELHPRTPEILDMAAAIVEKGGIEAWSKTAPEAVIGAEDAQRYTKSTDILEVWFDSGTTHTTVLKGSHRGAGHESGPEADLYLEGHDQHRGWFHSSLLTACAMYGRAPYKALLTHGFTVDSQGRKMSKSLGNGVDPQETSKKLGAEIIRLWVAASDYSGDIAGDDKILARVVDAYRRIRNTLRFLLANTSDFDIATDAVPPDQLLEIDRYALSRAAQFQAEVLAHFEVYEFHPVVAKLQVYCSEDLGAFYLDILKDRLYTTAPKSLARRSAQTALWHITQAMLRWMAPFLSFTAEEAWKLAGRSESIFFETYTAFDAPDEALLAKWSRLREIRDQVNKDIEALRAAGQVGSSLQANVALQAGPDDHALLASLGDDLKFVFITSAIDLIAGNDLQIRTSASSSVKCERCWHYRDDVGSDPAHPTLCGRCTSNLFGAGEDRKFA; encoded by the coding sequence ATGTCCGAAACCAAACCCGACTACCGCGCCACCCTCAACCTGCCCGACACGCCGTTCCCGATGCGCGGCGACCTGCCCAAGCGCGAGCCGGGCTGGGTCAAGGACTGGGAGGACCAGGGCCTGTACAAGAAGCTGCGCGACGCGCGCTGCAACGCGCCCAAGTTCGTGCTGCACGACGGCCCGCCCTATGCCAACGGCCAGATCCACATGGGCCACGCGGTCAACAAGATCCTCAAGGACATGATCGTCAAGGCGCGCCAGCTCAAGGGCCTGGACGCCGGCTACATCCCCGGCTGGGACTGCCACGGCCTGCCGATCGAGAACGCGATCGAGAAGAAGTACGGCCGCAACCTGCCGCGCGACGAGATGCAGGCCAAGAGCCGCGCCTTCGCCACCGAGCAGATCGCGATCCAGATGGCCGACTTCAAGCGCCTGGGCGTGCTGGGCGACTGGGACCATCCCTACCGCACCATGGACTTCAGCAACGAGGCCGACGAGATCCGCGCCTTCAAGCGCGTGATGGAGCGCGGCTTCGTCTACCGCGGCCTGAAGCCCGTGTACTGGTGCTTCGACTGCGGCTCCTCGCTGGCCGAGTTCGAGATCGAGTACGCCGACAAGAAGAGCCAGACCGTGGACGTGGCCTTCAAGGCCGACGAACCCGCCCGGGTAGCGGCCGCGTTCGGCCTGCCCGCGCTCGCCAAGGACGCCTTCGCCGTCATCTGGACCACCACCGCCTGGACCCTGCCGGCCAACCAGGCACTGAACCTCAACCCCACGCTCGACTACGCGCTGGTGGACACGGAGCGCGGCCTGCTGATCCTGGCGGCCTCGCTGGTCGAGTCGTGCCTGCAGCGCTACCACCTGCAGGGTGGCACCGTGCTGGCCACGGTGAAGGGCGAGAAGCTCGGCGGCCTGAACTTCCAGCACCCGCTGTACGACGTGGACGCGGGCTACCGCCGCCTGTCGCCGGTGTACCTGGCCGACTACGCCACCGCCGACGACGGCACCGGCATCGTTCACTCCTCGCCCGCCTACGGCCTGGACGACTTCAACTCCTGCGTGGCGCATGGCCTCGGCTACGACGACATCCTGAACCCGGTGCAGGCCAACGGCGCCTACGCGGCCGACTTCCCGCTGTTCGGCGGCCTCCACATCTGGAAGGCCGTGCCGCAGATCATCGAGACCCTGAAAGGTGCCCACCGCCTGCTCGCCACCGCCACCATCAGCCACAGCTACCCGCACTGCTGGCGCCACAAGACGCCGGTGATCTACCGCGCCGCGGCCCAGTGGTTCATCCGCATGGACGAGGGCGAGGGCGTGTTCACCAAGGACAAGGCGCCCAAGACGTTGCGCCAGCTCGCGCTGGACGCGATCGAGCAGACCGGCTTCTTCCCCGAGAACGGCAAGGCCCGCCTGCGCGACATGATCGCCGGCCGGCCCGATTGGTGCATCAGCCGCCAGCGCAGCTGGGGCGTGCCGCTGCCGCTGTTCCTGCACCAGGAGACGGGCGAGCTGCACCCGCGCACGCCGGAAATCCTCGACATGGCGGCCGCCATCGTCGAGAAGGGCGGCATCGAGGCCTGGAGCAAGACCGCGCCCGAGGCCGTCATCGGCGCCGAGGATGCGCAGCGCTACACCAAGAGCACCGACATCCTCGAAGTCTGGTTCGACTCCGGCACCACCCACACCACGGTGCTCAAGGGCTCGCACCGCGGCGCGGGGCACGAGAGCGGCCCCGAGGCCGACCTCTACCTCGAAGGCCACGACCAGCACCGCGGCTGGTTCCACTCCTCGCTGCTGACCGCCTGCGCGATGTACGGCCGCGCGCCCTACAAGGCGCTGCTGACGCACGGCTTCACGGTGGACAGCCAGGGCCGCAAGATGAGCAAGTCGCTGGGCAACGGCGTGGACCCGCAGGAAACCAGCAAGAAGCTGGGCGCCGAGATCATCCGCCTGTGGGTGGCCGCCAGCGACTACTCGGGCGACATCGCCGGCGACGACAAGATCCTCGCGCGCGTGGTCGATGCCTACCGCCGCATCCGCAACACGCTGCGCTTCCTGCTGGCCAACACCAGCGACTTCGACATCGCGACGGACGCCGTGCCGCCCGACCAATTGCTGGAGATCGACCGCTACGCGCTCAGCCGCGCCGCGCAGTTCCAGGCCGAAGTGCTCGCGCATTTCGAGGTCTATGAGTTCCACCCCGTGGTGGCCAAGCTGCAGGTCTACTGCTCGGAAGACCTGGGCGCGTTCTACCTCGACATCCTCAAGGACCGCCTCTACACCACGGCGCCGAAGTCGCTGGCGCGGCGCAGCGCCCAGACCGCGCTGTGGCACATCACCCAGGCCATGCTGCGCTGGATGGCGCCGTTCCTGAGCTTCACCGCGGAAGAGGCCTGGAAGCTGGCGGGCCGGTCCGAGTCGATCTTCTTCGAGACCTACACCGCGTTTGACGCGCCCGACGAGGCGCTGCTGGCCAAGTGGAGCCGCCTGCGCGAGATCCGCGACCAGGTGAACAAGGACATCGAAGCCCTGCGCGCCGCCGGCCAGGTGGGCTCCTCGCTGCAGGCCAACGTGGCGCTGCAGGCCGGCCCCGACGACCATGCGCTGCTGGCCAGCCTGGGCGACGACCTGAAGTTCGTCTTCATCACATCCGCTATTGATTTGATAGCAGGAAACGACCTGCAGATCAGGACATCCGCCAGTTCTTCCGTGAAATGCGAGCGCTGCTGGCATTACCGCGACGACGTGGGCAGCGATCCGGCCCATCCCACCCTGTGCGGCCGCTGCACCAGCAACCTGTTCGGCGCCGGCGAAGACCGGAAGTTCGCCTGA
- a CDS encoding alpha/beta fold hydrolase produces the protein MISRRLFLEGATGGLLLAGCAGAPTLQEAPPIVFVPGNGDTAALWQTTVWRFESNGWPRDRLHVIDPPYPLSRDDDAKPQPGRSSTAEHMALLKAEVDRVLQASGAQKVVLIGNSRGGNAIRNYIQNGGGDKTVSHAVLGGTPSHGVWAIPGFNEGSEFSGTGPFLTALNAPKGPNGDEVTPGVKWLTVRSDNNDKFAQPDGLWIGARGKPTHITFAGPELKGATNVVIPRIDHRETSFSPVAFEATWRFLTGREPASTAIQPESPIVLGGKIIGLGLRPDDPASGNFANNLPLAGARLEVYATDAATGQRRGDAAHRQTVGADGRWGPFTAQAGMPYEFVISAPGYAITHIYRSPFPRSSKLIHLRAERLAEADKGAGAVVTLTRPRGYFDAARDRMSFDGQTPPPGVPPAGAGVSSSKIKTGPGEDRAITAEFNGERLTGRTWPAAGNHLVMLELTY, from the coding sequence ATGATCTCACGCCGACTGTTTCTGGAGGGCGCCACCGGCGGCCTGTTGCTGGCCGGCTGCGCCGGCGCCCCCACGCTGCAGGAGGCGCCGCCCATCGTCTTCGTCCCCGGCAACGGCGACACGGCCGCCTTGTGGCAGACCACCGTCTGGCGCTTCGAGTCCAATGGCTGGCCACGCGACCGCCTCCACGTCATCGACCCGCCCTACCCGCTCTCGCGCGACGACGACGCCAAGCCCCAGCCGGGCCGCAGCTCGACGGCCGAGCACATGGCCCTGCTCAAGGCCGAGGTGGATCGGGTGCTGCAGGCCAGCGGCGCGCAGAAGGTCGTGCTGATCGGCAACTCGCGCGGCGGCAACGCCATCCGCAACTACATCCAGAACGGCGGCGGCGACAAGACCGTCAGCCACGCCGTCCTCGGCGGCACGCCCAGCCATGGCGTCTGGGCCATCCCGGGCTTCAACGAGGGCAGCGAGTTCTCGGGCACGGGCCCCTTCCTCACCGCGCTGAACGCACCGAAAGGGCCGAACGGGGACGAGGTCACGCCGGGTGTGAAATGGCTCACCGTCCGCTCCGACAACAACGACAAGTTCGCCCAGCCCGACGGCCTGTGGATCGGCGCCAGGGGCAAGCCCACCCACATCACCTTTGCCGGGCCGGAGCTCAAGGGCGCCACCAACGTGGTGATCCCGCGCATCGACCACCGCGAGACCTCGTTCTCACCGGTGGCGTTCGAGGCCACCTGGCGCTTCCTCACCGGGCGCGAGCCGGCGTCCACCGCCATCCAGCCCGAGTCGCCGATCGTGCTCGGCGGCAAGATCATCGGGCTGGGCCTGCGGCCCGACGACCCGGCCTCGGGCAATTTCGCCAACAACCTGCCGCTGGCCGGAGCCCGGCTCGAGGTCTACGCCACCGATGCCGCCACCGGCCAGCGCCGCGGCGACGCGGCGCACCGCCAGACGGTCGGCGCCGACGGCCGCTGGGGCCCGTTCACGGCGCAGGCCGGCATGCCCTACGAGTTCGTCATCAGCGCGCCGGGCTACGCCATCACCCACATCTACCGCAGCCCGTTCCCGCGTTCGAGCAAGCTCATCCACCTGCGCGCCGAGCGCCTGGCCGAGGCCGACAAGGGTGCCGGGGCGGTGGTCACGCTGACGCGCCCGCGCGGCTATTTCGACGCGGCCCGCGACCGCATGAGTTTCGACGGGCAGACCCCGCCGCCGGGCGTGCCGCCCGCGGGCGCCGGCGTGTCCAGCTCGAAGATCAAGACCGGGCCAGGCGAGGATCGCGCGATCACCGCCGAGTTCAATGGCGAGCGCCTCACGGGCCGGACCTGGCCGGCGGCGGGCAACCATCTGGTGATGCTGGAGCTGACCTACTGA
- a CDS encoding sugar-binding transcriptional regulator → MRRTRASQPPPAAAVPPVSEDLDHQRLLTRVAWMYFMEGRRQEDIAQALHLNRMRVNRLLTMARESGVVRIEIDSASRPLVELEAQMRERHALKRAFIVPDAGGDERTLGNIGATLGMFLNDLLEDGMTVGTHRGRTCYSLFQGLRAASYPALSVVSLQGDLTPTGQVLPQEVVARLAVTLGASCHYLAAPTYARDAAERDILNGLGMVRSVLALARTCDVAVFSPGALVASQKRILKHLMTDRELDDILALGGVGSILGVIFDASGREIDHDINQRRIGLDLDTLGHIPEVVMVGLGPEKVDVMRVALRRGGITTLVTDEGTARAILAQEPRA, encoded by the coding sequence ATGCGACGTACCCGAGCCAGCCAACCGCCCCCCGCCGCCGCCGTGCCGCCGGTCTCCGAGGACCTGGACCACCAGCGCCTGCTGACGCGGGTGGCGTGGATGTACTTCATGGAGGGGCGGCGCCAGGAGGACATTGCGCAGGCCCTGCACCTGAACCGCATGCGCGTCAACCGCCTGCTGACGATGGCCCGCGAGTCCGGCGTGGTGCGCATCGAGATCGATTCGGCCTCGCGCCCGCTGGTGGAGCTGGAGGCGCAGATGCGCGAGCGCCATGCGCTGAAGCGGGCGTTCATCGTGCCGGACGCCGGGGGCGACGAGCGGACGCTGGGCAACATCGGCGCGACCCTGGGCATGTTCCTCAACGACCTGCTGGAAGACGGCATGACCGTCGGGACGCACCGTGGCCGCACCTGCTACTCGCTGTTCCAGGGCCTGCGCGCCGCCAGCTACCCGGCGCTGTCGGTGGTGTCACTGCAGGGCGACCTGACGCCGACCGGGCAGGTGCTGCCGCAGGAGGTGGTGGCCCGCCTGGCCGTGACCCTGGGCGCGTCCTGCCACTACCTGGCGGCACCCACCTATGCCCGCGACGCCGCGGAGCGGGACATCCTGAACGGCCTGGGCATGGTGCGCAGCGTGCTGGCGCTCGCCAGGACATGCGATGTGGCGGTGTTCTCGCCCGGCGCCCTGGTGGCCTCGCAAAAGCGCATCCTCAAGCACCTGATGACCGACCGGGAGCTGGACGACATCCTGGCGCTCGGCGGCGTGGGCTCGATCCTGGGGGTGATCTTCGATGCCTCGGGGCGTGAAATCGACCATGACATCAACCAGCGCCGGATCGGCCTCGACCTCGACACCCTGGGCCATATTCCCGAGGTCGTCATGGTGGGGCTGGGCCCGGAGAAGGTGGACGTGATGCGGGTCGCCCTGCGCCGGGGCGGCATCACGACCCTCGTGACGGACGAGGGCACGGCGCGCGCCATCCTGGCGCAGGAGCCGCGCGCTTAG
- a CDS encoding tripartite tricarboxylate transporter substrate binding protein, producing the protein MNRRSMLLLPALLAASAALAQAAYPARPVTLVVPFAPGGATDVLAREVGLQLAAQLKQPVVIDNKPGAGTTIGTSFVAKAAPDGYTLLFAPTPFSISQVMYPRLPYDAQRDFTPVALLAEAPFILVAHPSVPANSVKELIALAKAKPGTLSFASAGNGTVPHLAGELFKLRTQTDLVHVPYKGGGPAIVDLVAGQTQLMFAVPVEVAQQVAAGRLKVLATTAPERLASYPDVPTLRESGVNGAEVRSWFGLVAPAGVPRPVVDKLAAELARVAESPAIRASFATQGVMIRVKSGEDYARYIAADVAQWREVVKASNARID; encoded by the coding sequence ATGAACCGCAGATCCATGCTCCTTCTGCCGGCACTGCTCGCTGCCTCGGCCGCCCTGGCGCAGGCCGCCTATCCGGCCCGGCCGGTGACGCTGGTGGTGCCGTTCGCGCCGGGCGGCGCGACGGATGTGCTGGCACGCGAAGTCGGGCTTCAGCTGGCGGCGCAGCTCAAGCAGCCCGTCGTGATCGACAACAAGCCCGGTGCGGGCACGACCATCGGCACCAGCTTCGTCGCCAAGGCCGCGCCCGACGGCTACACGCTGCTGTTCGCTCCCACGCCGTTCAGCATCTCGCAGGTGATGTACCCCCGGCTTCCCTACGATGCGCAGCGCGATTTCACGCCGGTTGCACTGCTGGCCGAAGCCCCGTTCATCCTGGTGGCCCACCCTTCCGTGCCGGCCAACTCCGTCAAGGAGCTGATCGCCCTGGCCAAGGCCAAGCCCGGCACACTGAGCTTCGCCTCCGCCGGCAACGGCACGGTCCCGCACCTGGCGGGAGAACTGTTCAAGCTGCGCACCCAGACCGACCTCGTGCACGTGCCCTACAAGGGCGGCGGCCCGGCGATCGTCGATCTGGTGGCGGGCCAGACGCAGTTGATGTTTGCCGTTCCAGTCGAGGTGGCCCAGCAGGTCGCGGCGGGCCGCCTCAAGGTGCTGGCCACCACGGCGCCGGAGCGCCTGGCCTCGTACCCGGATGTGCCCACGCTGCGCGAAAGCGGCGTGAACGGCGCGGAGGTCCGCTCCTGGTTCGGCCTCGTGGCCCCCGCCGGCGTGCCGCGCCCGGTCGTCGACAAGCTGGCCGCCGAGCTGGCCCGGGTGGCCGAATCGCCCGCGATCCGGGCCAGCTTCGCGACCCAGGGCGTCATGATCCGCGTCAAATCGGGCGAGGACTACGCGCGCTACATCGCCGCCGACGTGGCGCAGTGGCGCGAAGTCGTCAAGGCGTCCAATGCCCGGATCGACTAG
- a CDS encoding endonuclease/exonuclease/phosphatase family protein, producing MKLITWNIQWGLGMDGRVDLPRIVRTARDMADFDVLCLQEVTDNYPGLPGNDGSNQFDALQALLPGYRAIDGVAVDRETPGLGRQRFGNMIFSRYPVLQVLRHQLPWPAEPTLPTMPRLALEAVLLAPDGALRVTTTHLEYYSARQREAQIDMLRRVHADACSHAADVVQAHKIGSPFETRPSGQRAILTGDFNCTPEDAAVARLQALQADVPAYVDAWPLVHPRQPHLPTVGQHDPAAPKRCLDFIFVSSDLAPQVRTLGVQADTHASDHQPLLLEIHP from the coding sequence ATGAAGCTCATCACCTGGAACATCCAATGGGGGCTGGGTATGGATGGCCGCGTCGACCTGCCCCGCATCGTCCGCACTGCGCGGGACATGGCGGATTTCGATGTGCTGTGCCTGCAGGAAGTCACCGACAACTACCCCGGCCTACCCGGCAATGACGGCAGCAACCAGTTCGATGCGCTGCAGGCCCTGCTGCCCGGGTACCGCGCGATCGACGGCGTGGCGGTCGACCGCGAGACGCCGGGCCTCGGGCGGCAGCGCTTCGGCAACATGATTTTTTCGCGCTACCCGGTGCTGCAGGTACTGCGCCACCAGTTGCCCTGGCCCGCCGAGCCCACGCTTCCGACCATGCCGCGCCTGGCGCTCGAAGCCGTGCTGCTGGCGCCGGACGGCGCGCTGCGCGTCACGACCACGCACCTGGAGTACTACTCGGCACGCCAGCGCGAGGCCCAGATCGACATGCTGCGCCGTGTCCACGCGGACGCCTGCAGCCACGCGGCGGACGTGGTCCAGGCCCACAAGATCGGCAGCCCCTTCGAAACCCGGCCGAGCGGACAGCGTGCCATCCTCACGGGCGATTTCAACTGCACGCCGGAAGACGCCGCCGTGGCCCGCCTCCAGGCGCTCCAGGCCGACGTGCCGGCCTACGTCGATGCGTGGCCCCTGGTGCATCCCCGCCAGCCCCACCTGCCAACCGTCGGGCAGCACGACCCGGCCGCACCGAAACGTTGCCTCGACTTCATCTTCGTCTCGAGCGATCTGGCGCCGCAGGTGCGCACCCTCGGCGTCCAGGCAGACACCCACGCTTCCGATCACCAACCGCTTTTACTGGAGATTCACCCATGA
- the lspA gene encoding signal peptidase II, translated as MARSSSSGSWLPWLGLALIILIADQFTKVLILGYYRLGDATYVTSFFNVVRAHNTGAAFSFLAAASGWQRWFFTAIGVAAALFIVWMLRSHAGQKLFSFALACILGGAVGNVVDRLLHGYVVDFLDFHLAGRHFPAFNLADSAITLGAACLILDELLRVRRAR; from the coding sequence ATGGCCCGCTCATCCTCCTCCGGCAGCTGGCTGCCCTGGCTGGGCCTGGCGCTCATCATCCTGATCGCCGACCAGTTCACCAAGGTGCTGATCCTGGGCTACTACCGCCTGGGCGACGCCACCTACGTCACCAGCTTCTTCAACGTGGTGCGGGCCCACAACACCGGCGCGGCCTTCTCCTTCCTGGCCGCGGCCTCGGGCTGGCAGCGCTGGTTCTTCACCGCCATCGGCGTGGCGGCCGCGCTGTTCATCGTCTGGATGCTGCGCTCGCATGCGGGGCAGAAGCTGTTCTCCTTCGCGCTGGCCTGCATCCTGGGCGGCGCGGTGGGCAATGTGGTGGACCGCCTGCTGCACGGCTACGTGGTGGACTTTCTGGACTTCCACCTCGCCGGACGCCACTTCCCGGCCTTCAACCTGGCCGACAGCGCCATCACGCTGGGCGCGGCCTGCCTGATCCTCGACGAGCTGCTGCGGGTGCGGCGGGCGCGCTAA
- a CDS encoding bifunctional riboflavin kinase/FAD synthetase, translated as MRIFRGFHHPGIAPACALTIGNFDGVHRGHQAMLALLNNEARHRGVPSSVMTFEPHPRDYFAAVARKSELAPARIATLRDKLTELERCGVEQCVVLPFDAKLSSLSPQAFIDDVLVRGLGVKYVLVGDDFRFGARRAGDYAMLDAAGNARGFDVARMNSYEVHGLRVSSSAVREALGQGRMDDAARLLGRPYSISGHVVHGRKLGRDLGASGPGRGDGFRTLNLRFAHWKPAASGIFAVRVHGLTEPPPGRPKAACAPLGGSEPGEAGSVGALGRPLPGVANLGIRPSIDPDDVNGGRVLLETHCLEWPDSLGAEGAYGKIIRVELLHKLHDELRYDSLDALTRGIRQDCDEARAYFAATRRQTTRDRI; from the coding sequence ATGCGCATTTTCAGAGGCTTCCACCATCCCGGCATCGCCCCCGCCTGTGCCCTGACCATCGGCAACTTCGACGGCGTGCACCGCGGCCACCAGGCCATGCTGGCGCTGCTGAACAACGAGGCGCGGCATCGCGGCGTGCCCAGCTCCGTGATGACCTTCGAGCCGCATCCGCGCGACTATTTCGCCGCGGTGGCGCGCAAATCCGAGCTGGCGCCCGCCCGCATCGCCACGCTGCGCGACAAGCTCACCGAGCTCGAGCGCTGCGGCGTCGAGCAGTGCGTGGTGCTGCCGTTCGACGCGAAGCTGTCGTCGCTGTCGCCCCAGGCCTTCATCGACGACGTGCTGGTGCGCGGCCTGGGCGTGAAGTACGTGCTGGTGGGCGACGACTTCCGCTTCGGCGCCCGGCGCGCGGGCGACTACGCCATGCTGGACGCGGCCGGCAACGCCAGGGGCTTCGACGTGGCACGCATGAACAGTTATGAGGTGCATGGCCTGCGCGTGTCCAGCTCAGCCGTGCGCGAGGCCCTGGGCCAGGGCCGGATGGACGATGCCGCGCGGCTGCTCGGGCGGCCCTACAGCATCAGCGGCCACGTGGTGCACGGGCGCAAGCTCGGGCGTGATCTGGGCGCTTCCGGGCCGGGACGCGGCGACGGCTTTCGCACCCTCAACCTGCGCTTCGCGCACTGGAAGCCGGCGGCCAGCGGCATCTTCGCGGTGCGGGTGCACGGCTTGACCGAGCCGCCGCCGGGCCGCCCCAAGGCGGCTTGCGCCCCCTTGGGGGGCAGCGAACCAGGCGAAGCCGGGAGCGTGGGGGCCTTGGGTCGCCCGCTGCCCGGCGTGGCCAACCTGGGCATCCGCCCCTCGATCGACCCCGACGACGTGAACGGCGGCCGGGTGCTGCTGGAGACGCACTGCCTCGAATGGCCCGACAGCCTGGGCGCCGAGGGAGCGTACGGTAAAATCATCCGCGTGGAACTGCTGCACAAACTGCACGACGAACTGAGGTACGACAGTCTCGATGCCCTGACCCGGGGCATCCGCCAGGACTGCGACGAGGCTCGCGCGTACTTTGCCGCCACGCGTCGCCAGACCACGCGCGACCGAATTTAA
- a CDS encoding inositol monophosphatase family protein, whose amino-acid sequence MTPTLEQLDATADLMLAVADEAILPCFRRLGPQDVRAKSSAIDLVTVADEAAERLLTARLPALFPGALVIGEEAVARDEGLLEALDGSGLVILVDPVDGTRNFASGLSLFGVMVAFLAGGRVLASVICDPVGRDWAMARRGGGAWVRHRDGRRERLRAAKARPVSEMEGCGLWLNLDEPARSRVAVGLTAFASNAAYRCAAQEYRLIASGHYDFALYHKLAPWDHAPGVLLHEEAGGYCAHLDGQPYDPRRRTGGLLSAPDAASWHAIRHALQLAPAAAALAREPEPAA is encoded by the coding sequence ATGACACCTACCCTCGAACAACTGGACGCCACGGCCGACCTGATGCTGGCGGTCGCCGATGAGGCCATCCTTCCCTGCTTTCGCCGGCTCGGCCCCCAGGACGTGCGCGCCAAGAGCTCGGCGATCGACCTCGTGACGGTGGCCGATGAGGCCGCCGAGCGCCTGCTGACGGCGCGGCTGCCAGCCCTGTTTCCAGGCGCGCTGGTGATCGGCGAGGAAGCCGTGGCGCGCGACGAGGGGCTGCTGGAGGCCCTGGACGGGAGCGGCCTGGTGATCCTGGTCGACCCGGTCGACGGCACCCGCAATTTCGCCTCGGGGCTGAGCCTGTTCGGCGTCATGGTGGCCTTCCTGGCCGGGGGCCGCGTGCTGGCCAGCGTCATCTGCGACCCGGTGGGCCGCGACTGGGCCATGGCACGGCGTGGCGGCGGCGCCTGGGTCCGCCACCGCGATGGGCGGCGCGAACGGCTGCGCGCCGCGAAGGCGCGCCCCGTCTCCGAGATGGAGGGCTGCGGCCTCTGGCTGAATCTGGACGAGCCCGCGCGCTCGCGGGTGGCGGTCGGGCTCACGGCCTTCGCGTCGAATGCGGCCTACCGCTGCGCGGCGCAGGAATACCGGCTCATCGCCTCCGGCCACTACGATTTCGCGCTGTACCACAAGCTGGCGCCCTGGGACCATGCCCCCGGCGTGCTGCTGCACGAGGAAGCGGGCGGCTACTGCGCGCACCTGGACGGCCAGCCCTACGACCCCCGGCGCCGCACCGGCGGGCTGCTGTCCGCCCCCGACGCGGCCAGTTGGCACGCCATCCGCCATGCGCTGCAACTGGCGCCCGCCGCTGCGGCCCTGGCCCGTGAACCGGAGCCGGCCGCATGA
- a CDS encoding HNH endonuclease has translation MKVLKLSAQGLPQSWISLEQAVLHYAAEEVRWEVGAEVAVFHGGHNAVTGEQSVIAISSIIGTKGVPNINPFDLKPGLTNSKLFARDRNVCAYCGDHFLEDDLTREHIIPFAQNGIDTWMNVVTACRACNHRKGNRTPEQAHMPLLYAPYVPSLWEDFILRNRRILADQMEFLMAHLPRTSRLFA, from the coding sequence GTGAAGGTCTTGAAGCTGTCGGCCCAAGGGTTGCCGCAGTCGTGGATTTCGCTTGAACAGGCGGTGCTCCACTACGCGGCGGAAGAGGTGCGCTGGGAAGTCGGCGCCGAGGTGGCCGTGTTCCACGGCGGCCACAACGCCGTCACGGGCGAGCAGTCCGTCATCGCCATCAGCAGCATCATCGGCACCAAGGGCGTGCCCAACATCAATCCGTTCGACCTCAAGCCGGGCCTCACCAACAGCAAGCTGTTCGCGCGCGACCGCAACGTCTGCGCCTACTGCGGCGACCATTTCCTCGAGGACGATCTCACGCGCGAGCACATCATCCCGTTCGCGCAGAACGGCATCGACACCTGGATGAACGTGGTCACGGCCTGCCGCGCCTGCAACCACCGCAAGGGCAACCGCACACCCGAACAGGCGCACATGCCGCTGCTGTACGCACCCTATGTGCCCAGCCTGTGGGAAGACTTCATCCTGCGCAACCGCCGCATCCTGGCGGACCAGATGGAGTTCCTGATGGCGCATCTGCCCAGGACTTCGCGGCTGTTCGCCTGA